The genomic stretch AATTGTAGAAATATGCTTTAGGAGATACGGATGATATTTCAAGGTCATGGCTAAAAATTTGCGTATTTATTGATTCTGTTTCGAACACCAATTCCATCATTTGCCGTTATAGATCCTGCATAGGCAAGTGTGAAGGAGGTATATTATAATGCCACATCTAGCTGCAGTAAGAGGTTATTAGTGTAAGGGGGTGTTTGGTCCATCTAAGGGTAAGGGAATAGAATCAAGAAAAGGAAAGAGGGGAAAGGGGGTGTTTATGGTGGTGGGTGAGggtaaggagttggaggagttggGGGTAACAAAGGGGTAAAGGGAATGCTTGTTTTAGTcaaacaaacacaaacaaagGGAATCACTAATTTTGATTCCCTTGCCCTTTCCTGAATATCCCCAACCAAGCATCCCCTAAGTGTTTGCCAAGGACCCGCTGAAGTTATAATTATGTAAGCGACAAAGGTGGAGATTGGTGTAATTACTAATGGAGGGATCACACGTTGCttattttttttagtttaattttttttttcaaatgtcaCAACCAATATTTTCTAAAAGTCGCACTTCACTGGTGAAATTGGTTTTCACGAAGTTTGCTGTGTGTTGATGATTTGTATCTCCTTGGTTTTCACCTATGATGCTCGGACTCTTCACCTGACCCTGAGGATCCGGTGGACAGGATCCAGACACGGATCCGGACATGGATCCTTGACGGATCCTTCTATAAGAAATCGGTGTGAGAGTGTTTTGTTCTTACCCTTTGTTTTGTAAAACAGCCCTATATCAGGAGTGATCTTGACATTAATTTAATGCCGTAATAAAGTCTTCATTCATGTTAAACATGAAGAAActacttttcctttcttttctttgattattttaactaataatcaattttttcagaaaaaaataaaaattagcggagtccaaatttaaatttggatcCTCGTATCCGAGTCCTTGTTTTTGAGATTTCAAGGATCCGACACTCGGATCTGTACCCGTGTCGGATCCTCATCCCCAAGTCCGAGCATCACAGGTTTTCACAACCAATCTGTTGATGATTTGTATCTCCTTTGTACATGTCGAACTTAGAAATTTTTTCGCAGGTTGATGCTTACTTGCATAATGAAGAAGAGACGCAATACAAGAAGATGATCTGGGAGAAGGTTAATTGGGAGTACCTTGAGGTCTAGTTCTATGTCAACTCATCTTTACTTGAAATGTCTTGTTATCATGGAAACCATAGATACCAGTTACTATGGAATCTAGTCTGATGAATAAGACCAACCTATGTCATCTCTCCACATGAGTGAGGAGAGGATAGGCACGGACTATCAACCCACCTCGAAATAGCGATTTTAAGTGTATTGGCCATAAAGTCTGCTAATTTATTAACCTTGTGAAAGCAACGAGTAACTAGCCTCTTGGATAAGAGCACGGAAGACCTTAATATGTGCAATAACATTATCAATCGGAAAATTTCCACATTGTGCTTTGAGCTTGACTTGCACTTTGGTGCCTTATGGTTTGGTTGATGTCGCTTTGATGACTTGACGTTTGAGTTATTTCCCACTTGGATCACCCGGTTTGAGATATTCCTCCCTATGGTGATTTAAGGGATACATAAGTCCATCTTTATCTAAACTAATTAAGTTTTTTTttacggttcgaaaggatgattcatgtcagccgaccccaaatcattttgggattaaggctctgatgttgttgttgttgttgttgttgttgtataataaAAAGCAAAAACAAACTGTAatataaatcattatgaataattgTCACCCAATTTtgcgacatttttttttttttgtggatgaAGTTTTGGTCATGGTACACTGTAGGTAACTAGCCAACCCTCTAGGCATCATAGTCTAATTTAGCCCATACCTTATGGCACCTAAACTAAATTATTCAGTATATGACACCCTTATGGTGGGACCCTTCCCCGGACCCTCGCTTTGCGGGGACGCCATCGTGGACTTGgctgcacttttttttttttttttttaaattttcagAATTCCCTAAGTGCCAGCTATAACGCAGTTTCATGAAGGTACAAAGAAAGAATTTTATCTTTGCTTATGTCGTCTAGTCTAGATTGCATCTATTTGGAATGTTATTTTATCTATTGTGGAATTTATTTGTAGTTCTTCTTAACTTGTAAAGTTGGAGCTTGTCCTCTTGTTCCCCTGCCCCACTTTCTCTTATCTGATTTTAAAGTGTGTGATGTGATGTTGCATACATGTGCAGGAACAAGCACAAAAAGCAGCTGCGGGTCTTCTGAATGTTCCGAAGCCAAAAAAGGTGCAGTATAATGCTTAATGTCATCCTTGCtcgcctttttttttttaaatatatttCAATATGTTGGAAACTTTCTGTATCAGATTGACTGTGTTTTTGGCGACAAGGAGAAATCTTCTGAaaattcagttttttttttcagccgtggaGTAATGTTAGCACATCTTGTCCTATGCAGGTCACACGGAAAcatgtcatatatatatatataaataaagtcAATAAACGTTGTAATGTATGTTGCTCGGAATCGGTTAGAAGTATTCGACATTGGTGCGTATCCAAATGTCGAATTCGTCTATATTATGGAAAAGCATCATGTTTTTGTTCTAAGATGAAGTGTCCGGGTGTCCTACCCATGTCTGAGTGTCGAGTGTCCGACATGGGTACGAGAGGTAATCTTGAAGAGTCCGAGCAACATAGTCGTAATGTCAACATCGAACATCGAAACTTACTCCAAACAAGACCTGTAAAACTTTTTCGTGCTCCATATTAGTAATTGTTTCTGAGTTTGAGTAGgaataggaaaaaaaaaattgatggtGAGCGTAGGCTCTAAAAAATTTAAGGCTGTTCTTTTTCAGGTGCGAATTTTACTCTTTGATGTACGCCTTTTACAATTATACTCTTGTCATTTTTTCCTCACCCTCTCAGTCAATTGATTTTTTCAactcccttcccttcacctcccTCCGACGACCCATGCTCCGGCCGACTCGAGGTTCCCTTTAGCCGACTACCCTTGTCCCCTATCCAGCACGCTCATTCCCTTGTCCGACCACCTCGCTCCCCTGTACGACCACCCCGCTCCTTCTGACAACCACCCATCCATTTCTCGTCCTTCCCCGACCCTTGCTCCCCAGACCCGCGTTCCCCAGCAATTTTTTTTTGGTACTACACTTGCAGCAAGAAACAATTAATTCAGTTTTTTTTGTCCTGTTAATTGTTTGGTTACTACACTTGAAATTTCGCAAGCAAATTGTTTGGTACTACACATgaattttggcatcatttttttCTCTGTGAATTATTTTTGTTCAATTATGCGTAAACGGCGAATTTCGATTAAGTTCAGATGGTTGTTATTATGGCGAGTTGAGTTATTGTTCAGCACTGGCAATGAAATCAATTCTAATTGGAAATTTAGAAGGGAAACAATTAATTGGAGGATTATAATCCATTATTTTAGTTTTTAGAACAATTAGATTCGATTTTAGAGAAAAGCTACATATAAGACTTAATTTGGTTAGGTTTAGAAAAAGGGTATGATATGGAAAATTAATGAAAAAGAGTATGTGAAAGAGGAAAGTTCGATGTGAAAAAGTAGATTCGAAAAATTACTGCAGCAAAGCTTCTCGCCTTCTCCATTTGCTTTTTTCTGGGATCGAAATTGGATTTTATGTGCATGTATTTCTTTCTATACGACTCCGCTCTATAAAATCTTTCATATGTATTTATCAGGAACGTCAGCAAAAGAAGACAAATGGAATCGCCCAGACTGCATCTGAAGCTGCTCATCAAATGTTGAGCAAAAAGGTAATAAGCAAAAATTAAAAACAGGCATATTGTATTATTAGAGTTGACTTTTTGTCCCGTTTCTGACTCTCTGCCTGGATGGAGTCTCAACACCTGTATAACTACCAGTTAATGACTTGACATGAAATGGCGTTTAATATATCttgctttgattttgttgttggTTTCAGAGAGTTAGTTCAAAACTCAACCATGACAGATTGAAGGAACTGTTTGATGAGCCTGTAAGTTCTTGCTATACGATAGTACTGTAATACTTTTGATTCTAAAATTTGTTGCTGGAGTGTTGAGAATGGTAATTCTGACCGTCAGTTTACTAAGCGTCATCATGTACTGGAATCAGACGACAGTTTCATTTAGTATTAGTATTCTCAAACACAAGCAGTGTCTGTCGCATGGTTGCTCAGTACAAGGCTGTGTGCATTTTGATTTTGTACTCGTCTTTATTTCTATTTACAAAGAAAATTATGAATTTATGTCAACTTGTCTATATTTGCAGGTAGTTTCTGATAGCCCAAAGAGGATTCGCACAGAAAGCTTTCCAGAAAAGAAAAATCAAGGAGAGAATGACGAGGATAATGAATACTATGACGAAAAGAAAACATACGATGATTACCAGGATGATCCATACAGTTACAATGAAGAGGAGTACGAAGAGTTTGATGATGGGCTGTTCTGACGGTCATTCAGTAGTTCTATTAGTTACGCTAGATTACGTTTACAAGAATCACAAGAACTGGGGAAGGCTATTTTATATCATaactatatatatttatatatctCACATATTTATTTACGTCACCTGCTTTAATAAGTAGCTGAGTGCGAAGCTTTGTACAGAACCGAACGTACCTGACATGGAGTGACATCTGCTTGGTATTTTGTAGTTCAAATTTGCAAAATTGGCAATTGTTTATTCGATTATATAAGTTGACGTCATTTCTGGAATACTCATTTATTCATCAACATAAATTGTATAAATTGATGTTAATTTCACATGGAAGATTATCTCATACAATATATCTTGCCCTTTAAACGAATGTCGTACTAATTATCATCAAATCAGATACTTCATTGTCCATGAAAGAAGATATGATGTATATGTAATACATCTCCCCTTTTCTATTCCTCCAATTATTGTCATGAAAGTATTGAATTTCAAAGCGAAACTTGGGAGGAACAGCATTACATTGCAGCTATAACGACCTGAAGACGCATGCACGAGAACCCTCAGCAATTGATAACTAACAAACCACTCAATATTGATCACGCTAAGAAGTCaattacacactgtatgtaaacgTAGCAATATCTCAATTTGTTAAGCCTTACAGTGAAAATGTCAATATACATTAGAACTAGTCAGCCATTTTTTGATACAAAAATTGTCAGCGATTTGTAGGGAATACAATGCCCAGAGCATCAACAGGTCCCACAGCATTACCCCAATCATATGCAAGAACTGCAAATCCTTCAGCTACTTATGTGAGATCAGGATCAACCCCTTGAATCTAACCGGTGACGAAATAAAATTTCATGAGAAAGGCTGGTTGTGTATCGTAAGGTTTTGAAGAAAACCAAGGTCAAAGACTTATAACCTGATGAATTAGAAAGATGAGGTCCCCACTGATGAGTATCCGGCAGCTCGTACTTCTTTGAGGGTACTGGCTAGCCAGTCCAAACCTTCGTATAGACCATCTCCCCTTAGAGCACAAGTCCCCTGAATGTGCCATTTCCTATTTTTGAGATCAAAGAGACCTAACCCTTCACATACTTCCAGCGGTGACATAGCTCCTttctacaaaaataaaataaattatgcTTTTACCTTAACTGCCACCACCTTTATTATCTTCCTAACTTGTCATTATACCCTACCACAACATCATACCAAATTATTACCAATGCCCTAGAGTTATGGCCAAGTTAGGGCATTGGATGTACACAACAACAATATTCTCATGTTGAAACAAGAGGACCCATAAAATCACGAAGAGAATTCAAAATTGCACCGACAACTTTCTACATCGCAATATAGGAAGCATAGCATAAACTGTGTCATGAGTCATTTGCTTTATCCCATCATATTCCAAGCCAAAGGACAGGAAAACTCTACAACGCCTGGTAAAAAAAAACAATGTTCCTCTAATCGTAATGGGTGCTCACCAGTCAGATATCAAATAGGATTGACACTAACTGTAATTCTTCTGAACGTTAAAATTAGAGAGGCCAAGCATAACAAATATCATGGATTTTAATTTTTTACTCGAACAGATGACCTTTCAGAAGcaaaaatgcaaattaagaatGATGGCAAGTTCACTGAAAACCAAATCTGAAATTAGGATCCATCAAACTCATCAAATGCAAAAGCAAGCATGATTAAGAAAATGTGGCATTACACAGAAAAACAGAAATGTAGAGACACACACCATATCTTGCTTGTTTGCAAACACCAAAATAACACTATTGAGCATGAATGGATCATTGATGATCGCCTGAAAGAGGAAGGAGAATGTCAGCAACAAAAAGTCATACTGTGTTCTTATCCTAAAAAAACATGGAATAATGCCCACTTGATTCTCATAAATTTATCAAAAGTCAACCTGaaactcttgtttagcttttacaATTCGTTCTCGATCCAAGGAATCAACAACATAGATCTGCCAACATAAAGAAGATTAGAAAACCAAAAAAAGTCATAAACTACAAAGATAGGGGTCAGAATTCGGTGAGAGTCCCAACTCAATGCCACCCTTAAACTTAACACCAAGGCGGAGGGCCTAGATTACAAAAACCAAACGtccaaactcataataaccaatccCTCTCTTCCCCTCATCATCAACTTCACCGAAGTCCGCCGTCAGACTTGCCATTGCGGGAGATCTGCCAAACCCTCATCCGTGCAGAGCCTCCTGCCTCCTTTATCACCTAGTTACCTTCCTAACAGCGTACCCACCGACATCAACCCCCGGCACAGCAACTCCCCACCCACGCTGGCCAACTGCACATCAACACTATTCTCTATCGATTTTCCTCTCCTCCCTCTCTGCATGCCCCTCACTGGCACAGTTTGACACAATCCTATATTGTAACTCACAATTGGCCAGGTCAAGGGCTGTGAGTTACGAGATTCGAAATAATGAGGCAGAGGGAGTCGAGTGAGAGAAAGGGTAATGAGAAGGGCGCAAAGATAGATGCGCCACGCGTGATGACTGGCTGGTTTGAGCGTGAAGGTGGTCGCTTAGATGTTTGGGGAGTGTAAGGCCATGGAGAATTGGAGAAtgagaagagagaaagagaaaaaaggGGAGGAGGTATAAAGACTCAGGAGGAAGGACATGCGGAGGGGTGGTCGGCCAGGCACACCGCCGGTTTTTCGGTGGTAGAGCGCCGGCGCCTAACATCTACAGGTGATGGTGCAGTGGCGGGGCGTGGAGAATGGATGGCAGTGACGACTGTGCGGGTTGTTGAAGAGGAGAAAGGGGGATGGAGACAGTGTTAGATTAGGTTAAAATGCGGTCTATTCTTGAAGTTGCTCTTCTGCTGATCTAATGGCTGAGAATAGCTCTCAATGAGTTGCAGATTCTCAGCAAATTCTAAAAGTTACTAAAAAAATATTGATCAATAATCAAATACATGCTACAAGTAAAAAACTGAAATACCAGTCCATCAGTATTGTTAAAGTAATGCCTCCAAAGTGGTCTTAGCTTCTCTTGGCCTCCAACATCCCACACAGTGAACATCACATTCTTATACTGAACTTTCTCCACATTGAAACCTATAGGCAGTAGCAACTTACATCAGCTCCTAGGTTCTTTTATTCATAGAGAAAAACAAAAATCTGAAAACAGACGAGTTTTGGAAAACAAAAGGTCCTCCTAGGGtaaaatttgacatcacttggctCAAATTCCTTTGAGCTAGTAGTTTGAAAGAAGAAACCAAATCCTAGTTTCTAGAACCCCAGCAGAACTGGAGTATCACGGTACCACAACGAAAGGTAGCagttttgaagaaacaaggacACAATAATAGGTAGCTCCATTAATtagtgaatatgattaaaatgttTTTGAAGATCCAGTAGCATGCTAATGTGTCCTCTTAGCTATTTTCTTCTCACTATCAGTTACTTTTTTTATGAATTATCTGCAACCTAATAAC from Silene latifolia isolate original U9 population chromosome 5, ASM4854445v1, whole genome shotgun sequence encodes the following:
- the LOC141657177 gene encoding ADP-ribosylation factor-like, with amino-acid sequence MGQAFRKLFDTFFGNTEMRVVMLGLDAAGKTTILYKLHIGEVLSTVPTIGFNVEKVQYKNVMFTVWDVGGQEKLRPLWRHYFNNTDGLIYVVDSLDRERIVKAKQEFQAIINDPFMLNSVILVFANKQDMKGAMSPLEVCEGLGLFDLKNRKWHIQGTCALRGDGLYEGLDWLASTLKEVRAAGYSSVGTSSF